The DNA region ATGGTCCCCAGGAGATTTCTCTAGCCCTGAAATAGCCTTGGGCAAGGATTACaccaaggcaggagcagaagtATCCAGTCATGTGGATCCCCTTTGAGCCAGTTATTGCCCTGTTagaaatactggaaaaattATAAGAATATTTGTTACTAAAAGCCAGGACAGAGCAGTGAACCCAGCTCCTCAGTCCTACAGCTAATACcacaaagaatcacagaatggcttgggttgaaAAGGATCTtgaagatcatccagtgccaccccttgccatgggcagggacatcttccactgggGTTTGGGAATCCCAGCTtgccccaaaccctgtccagcctggccttggacacttccagggatccaggggcagccacagtttcttTGGGCAAGCTGTTCCAATGCCTCACTACCCTCTGtgtaaagaatttctccctaacACCTAATCCAAACTCTCCTCTGTCACTTTGAAatgcccagtgcccagctggACCTGTTCTCATACAGGATTTCAGCTGCCaaaggcagggcagcagagctgaagttCAGTTCCAGCCTGGACCATAGGCAGGTTAAGCCtctgtttgcagcagcagagaaacatCTGACATTCCCACAAACGCGGGGGAAGGCTCACTGATGGCTCTGTAATTGGTTTTAGAGCTGCCTCTAACACATGTGCTAagtggcagagcagcagtgctggggcttgGCTGGCAAGCAGGACATCAGCAGAGGAGACCAGGCTCTCACAGACACACATCCAGCCTCCAAAATTCTTCACCAACcatcaaatattttccaagctTAGCGGCTGGACTCTGCAACCCCTTTCAGCAGCCAAGTCACTAATACCTCTTCcctcaggcagcacagctgatcTCAGGCAGGGCTTGCCAGCAGCTCTAAGTAGGCTCATTTAAGGAGAGGACAGCCTACTTAGTTACACACTTCAGACTTCCTGCTTTTAATTCAAGCATCTCCAGGTTCTTTTGCAGTGTCTCTGATTCACAGTGAAGGTGTACACTCATAAATATGCTCTAACACTTTTCCCCACCGTGccctctctcccagctctgcagtcctTTCCCTACTCAGTCTGACACCAGTTTTCTTGGTTTGGGACTCACCCCATGGGACACAAGAAAGCTGTTGACCTTTTTTGCTCCTGTCTAAAGCCACAGAAGGCAGGACTGAGAGGTTTCAAACCTCCTAACAGGAGAGGTCCAGCACTGCAAACGTTAGTgtggagcacaggcagagcaaaTATGCAAATGCATGGAGAGGCTTAAGAGCCCAGGAAAGAAACTCCAGTGGGAAGCTCCCAGCTTAAATCTAAAGGCAGCTCTTTGAATGCGCACAGGCCTTGCggctaaacaaaaaaatcaaagccagATTTGGGCACAGCCTTTCTCCCTGTGCAGTGCTCCACAGGGAGCTTTGCAGAGATCCCAACTGAAATCAAGGACTTGTCCCTTCGGTGTGGGAGAATGAGAGCAGGGCAAGGTCAAGCAAGAACACTGAGGGGTGTAAAGGGGAATTAGGGCAGAGTAAGGCAGGATCGGTGTCCTTGCAATGAGACCCCCATCCACATTCCTCACGGTCTGTCCTTGTCCTGCCAGGGAGCATCAGAAGAATCCCCCAGCAAACAAGGCTTGAGCACCACGGAGCAATCCCATATCctgagcactgcctgcctggagATTTCGGGGCAGAAAAGCACTCTGGCATTTCTCCCTATTCCCTTTGCTCAGACTGGAGCTCGCCTCTCACTTGAAAGAGCTAATTAAGGGTGGGAATCAAAGCCTGGGGAagaggctcctgcagccctgggtgtAATGCCCATGTCTGTGCCTGCCATCAAAGCCAGCCCTGTGCACATTCCTGCAATGGCACTCGCAATAAACCGAGGCAATTTCTTCGGACCATTTGTAGGTCAGGCAGACCAGCCTCTTCCCCAATCCTGCCCTTAAATCTTGCAGTGTTTAATccttgctctgcagccaggcctTTATTTCtcagtgcagagctggctggagaCCGGAAGGCGAGGGCCTTTGATGGTTAATGACCACTGCTTCTCAGCCCTGGAAGAAATGAAGCCCTGGCTTCATAAAGTTCCCTGAATAAATCCTTCCCCAGCTACAGCCCAGGGAAGCAAAATTACACCAGCATACACAGAGAGACTGGCACAAGCCACTGACATCTCTAGGTCCTGTTTTGGTTTAGGTTTGAGCCGAGAGTGCACCTGGGTCTAAGTGGTTTCACACCTGTGATTTGCACCATGAAGTAACTACAACAGGCACATTCCTCCTAAATATTCCATGGCCCCTTGGTTTAGCTCACCAGCAAACACAGCATGTCTGCTTGTTCTGATACGTTCACCAGCTTGTCCGTGAGCTAACTGGGGCATGAACTGGTTAAATCGGTGTGGtgagctggaggcagagccagcactgGGACAAAGGCAGTCTCAGTTCCTTGGTCTCTGCTTTAAGGTTGGTTGTTTGAAGACAAGGCCTGTTAATACTTGAGGAGGGCTCAGGGGCTTCACTTACCGCGCTGCTACAGGGAATGTCCTTGACCTTGAGCCAGGCCAGATCTAACGTCCCCTCTCCCCTGTAGCAGGACTGAAGCCTGTCCTTGATGCGGTCGTTGATGTTTTTCAGGACAAAGATGCAAAGAGCAGACTCATCCAAGGacttcatcttccttttctgcCCCTTGGAGAAGACTGTGAAGAGGATATCATCCTCGGGGCCAACGCCCAGCGACCTGGCCAGGATGGCTCCAGCCTTTGACAAGTAGGCAGCCTGGAGCAATCGATATTCCACCCCGTTCTTCTCACAGCCAATGGGCACCTCCACATAGGAGTTAAAGGCCGTGTCCTCCTTACAAAGCCGCACCAGCTTGGAGGTATAAACCTGCTCCTTTGTGGTGGAGCCGGGTGGGGAGATCATCTCAGGCTGCAGAGTCAGGAAGTAGACAAAGTTCCCGCTGCTGAAGCCGTAGATGTAGTAGATATCGAAGTCGGGGATGATGGTAAAGGTGTCTGAGGGGATCTTGATCATAGAGGCCACAAACTCGTCGTGAAAGACATATGCAAACATCCCATCAGCCTCGGAGTTCTTGGTGAGCTTTCTGCTGGAGATGGTGGGGAAATACTCCGGTTTGCCATCCACGGCCGTGGCGATGAACAGCTTGTCGTCCATGTTGCTGTAAGAAACAATGACTCCAAAAACAGAGCCACTCTCGTTCACCCCAGAGAGGTAGTGCTCCTTCTTGTGGAAGGGCTCTCCCAGCTTGAAGAGGTCATCCAGCCTCAGGAGCTTGCAGATGCCCTGGTACAAACTCCCACAGGCTATCAACCGATTCTCCTTGTAGTCTATGAGGAGCATTTTGTTTATGTTGTTGGTGGGCGTCAAGGGCTCGTTGCAGGTTTGGACTATCCTGGGAGGATAACACTTGGGATTGTCATCATCAGGACCAGTCTCGTGCGTCACCAGGACCTTCAGGTCACTGGAGAGTTTGTAGATCCTGTTGACAGCCCCCAAGTAAATGTGCCCAGTCCTTTCGTCCACCACCAAGTGGTTGAAGTTTCCCTCTGCTTGGTCTGCAGTGAAGGTGATGAAGGGCCTCTTTGGATGGGGTGGCTGCTGTCTGCCAAGAGGTGACACTGTGGTGGACAGCAGGAGGTGGGAAACCAGGCAAGTCCATTTCCACATGGCCGGCGACATCATTAGAGAGGTTTGTATTCCCAAGGCAACAAGGATTAGAAGCTGTAAAACTCTTCAAAACACTAATTCCTTGGCAGATTCTGTCCtacaagcagagaaaaaagaaaacaaaagtacaTTACTACGGAGtattccttcctcctccctccttcacAACCATGCCATCATCAGAGCATATTTAATTGCTAATCCTCCCTTTCTCCACTCTGAGCTCTCTACTTAAAACCAGCACAAAGGGAGCCCTCCTGACAGAAAAGATGctgggagaaaaagcagaaatcacaCAGCAGAGTAATAAATCAGcaccttttccctctccattACACACCCATGTGCCCCACGGTGCAGCATAAATATTGACTGCAAGTGCAGAAGGGTAGAAACATCACCCAGCATTGCTGTTTGCACTGCCAGCATCAGCTCAGCTGTGGATTTGCTATCTGAGACACCAGAACTGGAGAAGGATTATCATCCTGCTCCTCTGGACGAGGCACTAAAGCCTAGAGAAGGTCAGGGATCTGCCTACAGGGATGGGGCCAGATggatgctgagctctcccaCCCTTGAAGTTTGCCAGGAAGGAGCCAGCTCTGGTGTGACATTAACATCCTTTCAGGAGATCCCAGTCCAGAACAGATCTGTTTgagcaggagctctgtggtTTCCAGATCAAAGCTGCCTCacaccagcccagcctgcagttCAGACCCAGGGGTTGTCGTGTGCCAGCTGTCACTGCCACACCTGCAAAGGGCTGGGAGCAAAAGGAGCACGGGGTGTCTTCTCTCCCCTTGGGCTCTCACCACAGACCACTCTCCACCCACTTCACAGCCAAGGGAACATCGTCTAGAAGAGATCCAGCTCCCCTGGGAATCTCAGGTGACTGAGGAGAAAGGGGTTGCTTATCTACCAGCAGTGGTAAAGCCTAAAGCACCGTGAAGTAGGAAAACCAATGACCCAAGGACCAGCCTGGTAGCTTTccaaagaaagggaagaggcTTTCCTTGCACCACTCAGTCCCTTAAAATCTCCCAGGTTTTGACCACGGTGATGGGAGCAGTATGGGTTTCAAACATTTGATGGGCACATCACCAAGCCCCATGGGAACACCTCTTCCTGCTCAACACATCCAtctgctcccttttccctcacttttttggttgcttttgtACTAAGAACAGCTTTACCCCTTTATGGCCCCACAGAGCATGTGGGACATGAAGTTCTACCAGCTCAGGCCTCACAAGCCAAGCTCCTCATTGAGTGCTCACCACACAAACCTGGTGGCCAGGCCCTTCATCCCTCTGTCATCCAGATCAGAACTTCACAAAGCTgctcttgattttaaaaaggacaCAAGCCAAACACAGCTCCACTCCCGCAGTGTCCCAACCCCTCTGTCACAGAGTGACTTTGCTGAAATCAGGGGTGTAATCAGTGATGACAGCCAGGCTCGCACAAGTaggaggcaaggaaaaaaaaatccctgtttgcagatcccagcagggaggaagatgtgacagtgacacaggtcTGGATGTGCAGCTTTTTCAgatctgtgcagctctgctaaCGCCGGTGGAACTGAAAAATTTACTCAAAAAAATAATAGGGAGAATAAATCCCACATTCTTTTGACCCGTAGGTTGATTAGATCTGATAGTGGAAAGGGTAAATCTCGGCTTGTAGAGCAGCCACCACTTTTATGCCAccccaaatatttcaaaattctcGCACAGCAGCCAGAATTGCCCAGCTGTTGTAGGATCACCTTCACCTCTCGCTGCCCTGGCTGCCGCAGCAGCCGCAGGCGTTGGATGGATGATGGACAAAGGTCAGCCCACATTTACTTTACTCATGTTTACCCTGTTCTGCTTTGCCTCTCTGGTcaagcaaatatttaataaaaccaAGCTTATAGTGCAGAGTTTGCAGGGCTGTCTCGCGAGCTCGGCGGGGATAGGCAGGCTGGTCACGTAGGCTGTTAATAACCTTTATTATGATGGAGAGAGCAGTGATGGGATGAGCTCTCCCCACACAACCATTCCTCTTTCAAAAGGGCCCATCCTTGAGAGGGCAGCAGAAGAGGGAAGCTGTCCCTGTTTGAGCCCTGTGTTCAGAAACATCACGTGGCGACCCTGAACACCGGCTCCCGTCACTGATGAGTTATGATCCACATTTCTAACAGGCGCTGGTTTGATCAGGAACTAGGCAGATCTAGggagaaattattcttttcaagTACTAAAAAGGTATCTGTTTTAGCCCtctattttactgtattttgctCTGCAgagtcagcagagctgcagggcagggaaacGGGAACTGCTGCAATCCCAAGACTGATATTGAGCAGCTCCTCTGTCCAAAATTCATCACAGTACCAGGACACAGCACCTGcaaaaatgggataaaatctGCCCATTAAAACAAACAGCCAAGGCAAAATGAGAAGAGACAGACTCCAGACATAAATTCTTCGAGGCCCATGCAGGTGAGAATTGATTTGAGGTCAGACTATCACTCGCAGAGGAAAGGAATGGTGAGGAGGACCTTGctagatcccttccaacccaaaccattttttGATCCCTCCAGGAAAAGACAGCAAATTTGATCTGGAAACCACAGAGACTCCAGTGAGAAACTCCAGGAAGGCTTTACAGCAGGCAAGGGTGGTCTCCAAAACACTGAACCTCATGGGGGAGGAAGTTCACCTGCAGAGGAAAGAGCATCAGCAGTCTGAGAAGACCAACAttgcacaggagcagctttttGGGACAAAGCAGGGAGAGCCTGGGGCTATTTTGCCATCTTCCAGCAGCCATCTGAGTGACCCTAGGAGCaggattttctctctgcttgctgctggcaCTCTCTGCTCTCCCATCTGCTCCTCCTGTACCCTCTGTCCTGGAGCTCCAATCAGTCCTGGAGCCTCTGAGGGCTATAATTTATAATTTGGcttaattaataaataacagCAGAGGTCAGGGGCAAGGAGGCCTGGAGGTTTAGCCTGCAGAATAGAGAAGGGTTTGTACAACCCATTAGAGGATGCACCAAGGAGAAGGGGGTTgtggatgggtttttttttttccctgtgcacGGATGACAGGAatcacagcagctgggaaggcaATAATACAGTGCCGTGGACACGCAGAGTCTACAAGAGAGTAATTATATtctaaaaacaaagcaaataaacaaaaggcCACAGCCAGCAAGGGCTGGACTTGGGCTCTAGCTGGCTGTtcccaaaataaacccaaactgCCTTCTCCACTGGGGATGTGGCCAGCAGTGATGCCACGAGCCACCACACAGGGCTCCTGTGTGAGGCCAGAT from Vidua chalybeata isolate OUT-0048 chromosome 5, bVidCha1 merged haplotype, whole genome shotgun sequence includes:
- the PLXNA4 gene encoding plexin-A4 isoform X3 → MMSPAMWKWTCLVSHLLLSTTVSPLGRQQPPHPKRPFITFTADQAEGNFNHLVVDERTGHIYLGAVNRIYKLSSDLKVLVTHETGPDDDNPKCYPPRIVQTCNEPLTPTNNINKMLLIDYKENRLIACGSLYQGICKLLRLDDLFKLGEPFHKKEHYLSGVNESGSVFGVIVSYSNMDDKLFIATAVDGKPEYFPTISSRKLTKNSEADGMFAYVFHDEFVASMIKIPSDTFTIIPDFDIYYIYGFSSGNFVYFLTLQPEMISPPGSTTKEQVYTSKLVRLCKEDTAFNSYVEVPIGCEKNGVEYRLLQAAYLSKAGAILARSLGVGPEDDILFTVFSKGQKRKMKSLDESALCIFVLKNINDRIKDRLQSCYRGEGTLDLAWLKVKDIPCSSALLTIDDNFCGLDMNAPLGVSSMVRGLPIFTEDGDRMTSVIAYVYKNHSLAFVGTKSGKLKKKKQNHISPGRKGQPRVTAPDVRRTQREGRAADNFSPIST
- the PLXNA4 gene encoding plexin-A4 isoform X2 codes for the protein MMSPAMWKWTCLVSHLLLSTTVSPLGRQQPPHPKRPFITFTADQAEGNFNHLVVDERTGHIYLGAVNRIYKLSSDLKVLVTHETGPDDDNPKCYPPRIVQTCNEPLTPTNNINKMLLIDYKENRLIACGSLYQGICKLLRLDDLFKLGEPFHKKEHYLSGVNESGSVFGVIVSYSNMDDKLFIATAVDGKPEYFPTISSRKLTKNSEADGMFAYVFHDEFVASMIKIPSDTFTIIPDFDIYYIYGFSSGNFVYFLTLQPEMISPPGSTTKEQVYTSKLVRLCKEDTAFNSYVEVPIGCEKNGVEYRLLQAAYLSKAGAILARSLGVGPEDDILFTVFSKGQKRKMKSLDESALCIFVLKNINDRIKDRLQSCYRGEGTLDLAWLKVKDIPCSSALLTIDDNFCGLDMNAPLGVSSMVRGLPIFTEDGDRMTSVIAYVYKNHSLAFVGTKSGKLKKIRVDGTTKNTLEYEIVQVVDSGPILRDMAFSVDHEHLYIMSEKQE